The proteins below are encoded in one region of Phaseolus vulgaris cultivar G19833 chromosome 1, P. vulgaris v2.0, whole genome shotgun sequence:
- the LOC137815388 gene encoding uncharacterized protein, whose amino-acid sequence MEEGLNSPLNDEGDNKDGLKKQVTIRSSKGGSTVERDKDTMAKPVAVDELEEQPLVKKKTKRVATLDAFRGLTIVLMILVDDAGEAYPRIDHSPWNGCTLADFVMPFFLFIVGVAIALALKRIPKIRNAVKKIILRTMKLLFWGVILQGGYSHAPNDLEYGVNMKFIRWFGILQRIALVYCVVALIETFTTKLKPTTLGSGYLSIFTAYKWQWLGGFVAFLIYMITTFTLYVPDWSFVDRFNGDEPKRYTVICGMRGHLGPACNAVGHVDRQVWGVNHLYSQPVWRRLKACTLSSPGDGTLREDAPSWCRAPFEPEGLLSSISAILSGTIGIHYGHVLIHFKGHSERLKQWVSMGFVLLIIAIILHFTDAIPINKQLYSFSYVCFTAGAAGIVFSGFYILIDVWGLRTPFLFLEWIGMNAMLVFVMAAEGIFAAFVNGWYYEDPRNSLVHWIEKHVFVNVWHSERVGTILYVIFAEITFWSVVAGVLHKLGIYWKL is encoded by the exons ATGGAAGAAGGCCTCAATTCACCATTAAATGATGAGGGTGATAATAAGGATGGCTTGAAGAAGCAGGTAACCATTAGAAGCAGTAAAGGAGGTTCTACAGTTGAGCGTGACAAAGACACAATGGCTAAGCCTGTGGCTGTGGATGAGTTAGAGGAGCAACCACTGGTTAAGAAGAAGACCAAGAGGGTTGCAACCCTGGATGCATTTAGGGGTCTAACCATAGTG TTGATGATACTGGTAGACGACGCTGGTGAAGCTTATCCACGCATTGATCACTCCCCATGGAATGGATGTACTTTGGCCGATTTCGTTAtgcctttctttcttttcattgtTGGGGTTGCCATAGCCCTTGCACTCAAG AGAATCCCCAAGATCAGGAATGCTGTAAAGAAGATAATCCTTAGGACAATGAAGCTTCTCTTCTGGGGTGTAATTTTGCAAG GGGGTTACTCTCATGCTCCTAATGATCTCGAATATGGAGTTAACATGAAATTTATCCGATGGTTTGGTATTCTCCAG AGAATAGCTCTTGTATACTGTGTTGTAGCTCTAATAGAGACATTTACCACCAAGCTTAAACCCACAACGTTGGGTTCTGGATACCTATCCATTTTTACTGCTTATAAATGGCAATG GCTTGGAGGGTTTGTGGCATTTCTCATTTATATGATCACAACCTTCACCCTCTATGTTCCTGATTGGAGTTTCGTGGATCGTTTTAACGGCGATGAACCGAAGAGATACACG GTCATTTGTGGGATGAGAGGACACCTAGGGCCTGCATGCAACGCTGTTGGACACGTGGACCGACAGGTTTGGGGGGTCAACCATCTTTATTCTCAACCTGTGTGGAGACGACTGAAG GCGTGTACACTCAGTTCTCCTGGAGATGGTACTTTACGTGAAGATGCTCCAAGTTGGTGTCGTGCTCCTTTTGAACCTGAAGGCTTGTTGAG TTCTATATCAGCTATTCTCTCTGGCACTATCGGGATCCACTATGGACACGTCTTGATTCACTTCAAG GGTCATTCGGAGAGGCTAAAACAATGGGTCTCAATGGGGTTTGTGTTGCTCATAATAGCCATCATCCTTCACTTCACAGATG CTATCCCAATTAACAAGCAACTCTACAGTTTCAGCTATGTTTGTTTCACAGCTGGGGCAGCTGGAATTGTTTTCTCTGGGTTCTACATACTG ATTGATGTTTGGGGGCTCCGGACTCCATTTTTGTTCTTGGAATGGATAGGAATGAATGCTATGCTAGTGTTTGTGATGGCAGCTGAGGGCATCTTTGCAGCTTTTGTAAATGGATGGTATTATGAAGATCCACGTAACTCTCTA GTACACTGGATCGAGAAGCATGTGTTTGTCAATGTTTGGCACTCAGAGAGGGTGGGAACCATCTTGTATGTCATCTTTGCAGAAATCACATTCTGGAGTGTGGTTGCTGGCGTCTTGCACAAATTAGGAATATATTGGAAACTATAA
- the LOC137815390 gene encoding protein NUCLEAR FUSION DEFECTIVE 4-like, protein MKSLIYHVIAGRWFMLYASMLIMAAAGAVYMFGMYSNEVKTSFGYDQTTVNLLSFFKDMGATFGIISGLINEVTPPWVVLSMGVLMNFFGYFMIWLAVSDRIAKPQVWQMCLYTFIGGNSQTYATTGALVTCVKNFPGSRGSLLGLLKGYVGLSGAIMAQFYHAFYGDHNPKALILLIAWFPAAVSFLFLPTIRIFNNVFYHHRNVNRVFYHLLYISLALAGLLMVLIIMQNKLTFTRQEFVADGVVVFFLLLLPLVVVFREEINQLKAKTEGVTDSTSQLKVVTEIIPPPNAEQEVPATISSNETSSCFRNILNPPKRGEDYTILQALFSIDMLILFVATIFGAGGALTAVDNLGQIGRSLGYPRKSITACVSLLSIWNYLGRVVAGFSSETLLTKYKVPRPLVFTLVMLLSCVGHILIALGAPNALYFASMIIGFSLGAQWPLIYAIISEIFGLKHYSTLYNFGAVSSPVGSYILNVRLTGVLYDKEALKQLKAKGLSRQAGKELNCVGVQCYRMAFIIMTVATLFACFIAFVLVLRTRKFYKGDIYRNFKVEHVAEENEITKTGITEAHATALGEEDKKNGK, encoded by the coding sequence ATGAAGAGCTTGATCTACCATGTTATCGCGGGGCGTTGGTTCATGCTCTATGCATCTATGCTTATCATGGCTGCTGCAGGGGCAGTTTATATGTTTGGCATGTACTCTAACGAGGTTAAAACCTCTTTTGGGTATGACCAAACCACTGTTAACTTGCTCAGCTTCTTCAAAGACATGGGTGCCACATTTGGAATCATATCAGGGTTGATCAACGAGGTAACACCACCCTGGGTGGTACTCTCAATGGGGGTTCTTATGAACTTCTTTGGCTACTTCATGATATGGCTTGCAGTCTCTGACCGAATTGCCAAACCCCAAGTTTGGCAAATGTGTCTCTACACTTTCATTGGTGGAAATTCTCAGACCTATGCCACCACTGGTGCTTTAGTCACATGTGTCAAGAACTTCCCAGGAAGCCGTGGTAGTCTTTTAGGCCTACTCAAAGGTTACGTTGGTCTAAGTGGGGCCATCATGGCTCAGTTCTACCATGCCTTTTATGGTGATCACAACCCTAAGGCCCTTATCTTACTCATTGCTTGGTTCCCTGCTGCTGTCTCCTTCCTTTTCCTTCCAACAATTCGGATATTCAACAACGTTTTCTATCACCATCGCAACGTGAACAGGGTTTTTTATCACCTTCTATACATTTCACTTGCCCTTGCAGGGCTTCTCATGGTTTTGATCATAATGCAAAACAAGCTCACTTTTACAAGGCAGGAATTCGTAGCCGATGGGGTTGTGgttttcttccttcttcttctcccACTTGTTGTTGTATTTAGAGAGGAAATAAACCAACTGAAAGCCAAAACGGAAGGTGTAACCGATTCAACATCCCAGTTGAAAGTAGTCACTGAAATTATTCCACCTCCAAACGCGGAGCAAGAAGTACCAGCAACAATAAGTTCGAACGAGACAAGTTCTTGTTTCAGGAACATACTGAACCCCCCAAAGAGAGGAGAAGACTACACCATTTTGCAAGCACTTTTCAGTATTGACATGCTGATTCTGTTCGTTGCAACAATATTTGGTGCTGGCGGAGCATTAACAGCCGTAGACAATCTAGGACAGATTGGAAGGTCATTGGGATACCCGAGGAAGAGCATCACAGCATGCGTGTCCTTATTAAGCATATGGAACTATTTGGGACGGGTAGTTGCAGGTTTTTCCTCTGAAACCTTGTTGACCAAATACAAAGTCCCTCGTCCCTTGGTTTTCACTCTTGTTATGCTTCTGAGTTGTGTTGGCCATATTCTGATTGCCCTTGGTGCCCCAAACGCCCTCTACTTCGCTTCCATGATTATAGGGTTCTCTTTGGGAGCTCAGTGGCCGCTAATCTATGCGATCATATCAGAAATATTTGGCCTTAAACATTACTCCACGCTGTACAACTTTGGAGCCGTGTCAAGCCCTGTTGGATCTTACATTCTAAACGTGAGACTCACAGGTGTTTTGTATGATAAAGAGGCTTTGAAACAGTTGAAGGCCAAAGGACTCTCGAGACAAGCGGGGAAGGAGCTTAACTGCGTTGGAGTGCAGTGCTACAGAATGGCGTTTATCATAATGACGGTGGCAACGCTCTTTGCCTGCTTTATTGCATTTGTTTTGGTGCTGAGAACTAGAAAATTTTACAAGGGGGATATCTATAGAAACTTCAAAGTGGAACACGTAGCCGAAGAGAATGAGATCACCAAAACTGGTATCACAGAAGCACACGCAACTGCCTTAGGAGAAGAGGATAAGAAAAATGGAAAATGA
- the LOC137815389 gene encoding protein NUCLEAR FUSION DEFECTIVE 4-like — MKSLSYHVITGRWFMLFASLLIMSVAGATYMFAIYSNEVKTSLGYDQSTLNLLSFFKDLGANVGVISGLVNEITPPWVVLSIGVLMNFFGYFMIWLAVSGRIAKPQVWQMCLYICIGANSQTFANTGALVTCVKNFPESRGSLLGLLKGYVGLSGAIITQLYHAFYGDHNPQALILLIAWLPAAVSFLFLPTIRIFNTVHQPKNNRVFYHLLYISLCLAGLLMVLILVQNKLSFSRIEYTVDGLVVFSFLLLPLAVVFREEVNHLKAKTQGLTDSAPELKVVTEVTPPPIVEQEVLSTSTSSPEKISCFRNVLNPPKRGEDYTILQALFSMDMLTLFVATTFGAGGTLTAIDNLGQIGNSLGYPSKSTTTFVSLVSIWNYLGRVAAGYGSEVLLAKYKVPRPYMVTLVLLLSCVGHILIALGIPNSLYLSSVIIGFCFGAQWPLMFAIISEIFGLKYYSTLYNLGGAASPVGSYILNVKVAGILYDKEALKQLKAKGLMREAGKDLTCVGVQCYRMAFIIITASTLVGCLASFILALRTRKFYKGDIYRKFRTEHETTENEMEITKTGVRCSG; from the coding sequence ATGAAAAGTCTCAGCTACCATGTTATCACCGGGCGTTGGTTCATGCTATTTGCATCTTTACTTATCATGTCCGTCGCTGGGGCAACCTATATGTTTGCAATATACTCTAACGAGGTCAAAACCTCTTTGGGGTACGACCAGTCCACTCTCAACTTGCTCAGCTTCTTCAAAGACCTAGGTGCCAACGTTGGAGTCATATCTGGGTTGGTCAACGAGATAACACCACCCTGGGTGGTACTCTCAATAGGGGTCCTTATGAACTTCTTTGGCTACTTCATGATATGGCTTGCAGTCTCTGGCCGCATTGCCAAACCCCAAGTTTGGCAAATGTGTCTCTACATTTGCATTGGTGCAAATTCTCAGACCTTTGCCAACACTGGTGCTTTAGTCACATGTGTCAAGAACTTCCCAGAGAGCCGTGGCAGTCTTTTAGGCCTACTCAAAGGTTACGTTGGTCTAAGTGGTGCCATCATCACACAGCTCTACCATGCCTTCTATGGTGATCACAACCCTCAGGCCCTTATCTTACTCATTGCTTGGCTCCCTGCTGCTGTTTCCTTCCTTTTCCTTCCAACAATTCGAATATTCAACACAGTCCACCAACCTAAGAACAACAGAGTTTTCTACCACCTTCTATACATTTCACTTTGCCTTGCAGGGCTTCTCATGGTTTTGATACTTGTACAAAACAAGCTTAGTTTTTCCAGGATTGAGTACACAGTTGATGGCCTTGTTgtcttctcctttcttcttctccCACTCGCTGTGGTATTCCGAGAGGAGGTAAACCATTTAAAAGCCAAAACGCAAGGTTTGACCGATTCAGCACCCGAGTTGAAAGTAGTCACTGAAGTTACTCCACCTCCTATCGTGGAGCAAGAAGTACTATCAACTAGCACAAGTTCACCCGAGAAAATTTCTTGTTTCAGGAACGTACTCAATCCCCCGAAGAGGGGAGAAGACTACACCATTTTACAAGCACTTTTCAGTATGGACATGCTGACTTTGTTCGTTGCAACAACCTTTGGGGCTGGCGGAACATTAACTGCCATAGACAACCTAGGACAGATTGGGAATTCATTGGGCTACCCGAGTAAGAGCACGACAACCTTTGTGTCCTTGGTGAGCATATGGAACTACTTAGGAAGAGTAGCTGCAGGTTATGGCTCTGAAGTCCTCTTAGCCAAATACAAAGTTCCTCGTCCTTACATGGTCACTCTAGTTTTGCTTCTCTCTTGTGTTGGCCATATTCTCATAGCCCTTGGCATCCCAAACTCTCTCTACTTGTCTTCGGTGATTATTGGGTTTTGTTTTGGAGCTCAGTGGCCACTGATGTTTGCAATCATATCAGAAATATTTGGCCTTAAATACTACTCCACGTTATACAACTTAGGAGGCGCAGCAAGCCCTGTTGGATCTTACATTCTAAACGTGAAAGTGGCAGGTATTTTGTATGATAAAGAGGCTTTGAAACAATTGAAGGCCAAAGGACTGATGAGAGAAGCAGGGAAGGACCTAACTTGTGTAGGAGTGCAATGCTACAGAATGGCTTTTATCATAATCACAGCTTCAACGTTGGTTGGGTGTTTAGCCTCGTTCATTTTGGCGCTGAGGACTAGAAAATTTTACAAAGGGGATATCTATAGAAAGTTTAGAACGGAACATGAAACAACAGAGAATGAGATGGAGATTACAAAGACCGGTGTTAGATGTTCTGGTTGA
- the LOC137814483 gene encoding serine/threonine protein phosphatase 2A 57 kDa regulatory subunit B' beta isoform-like, giving the protein MFKRIMKGGQKKPSKTDPSDPSSFGPTATAAAPAVVVPPPSGTIEPLPLFVDVAVSERQNLFIRKLQICCHVLDFSDTLKSIREKEIKRQTLMELVDFIQSGSGKITETCQEEMIKMVSTNIFRCLPPASHENTGQEATDPEEEEPCLEPAWPHLQLVYELLLRYIVSSDTDTKVAKRYIDHSFVLKLLDLFDSEDPREREYLKTILHRVYGKFMVHRPFIRKAINNIFFRFIYETERHSGIGELLEILGSIINGFALPMKEEHKLFLSRALLPLHKPKPVSVYHQQLSYCIAQFVEKDFKLADAVIRGLLKYWPVTNCQKEVLFLGELEEVLEATQAAEFQRCMVPLFRQVARCLNSSHFQVAERTLFLWNNEHIVSLIAQNRTVVLPILFEALEKNIQSHWNQAVHGLTVNVQKMFLEMDAELFEECQRQYAERQAKAKDLEEQRELNWKRLADAAAQNGVDMVTA; this is encoded by the exons ATGTTTAAGCGAATCATGAAGGGAGGGCAGAAGAAGCCCTCCAAGACGGACCCGAGCGATCCATCCTCCTTCGGTCCGACGGCGACAGCCGCTGCTCCAGCGGTGGTTGTGCCGCCGCCTTCGGGGACCATAGAGCCGCTGCCTCTGTTCGTCGACGTGGCTGTGTCGGAGCGGCAGAACCTCTTTATCCGGAAGCTCCAGATATGCTGCCACGTGCTGGACTTCTCGGACACGCTGAAGAGCATTCGCGAGAAGGAAATCAAGAGACAGACGCTGATGGAGCTCGTGGATTTCATCCAATCGGGTTCGGGGAAGATAACGGAGACGTGCCAGGAGGAGATGATCAAAATGGTGTCGACCAATATCTTCCGGTGCCTCCCGCCGGCGTCGCACGAGAACACTGGCCAGGAAGCCACCGATCCGGAGGAGGAGGAGCCGTGCCTCGAGCCCGCGTGGCCGCACCTTCAGCTCGTCTACGAGCTTCTCCTCAGATACATCGTTTCATCTGATACTGACACAAAGGTTGCGAAACGGTACATTGATCATTCTTTTGTCCTCAAACTGCTTGATTTGTTTGACTCTGAGGACCCCCGTGAGCGTGAGTACTTAAAAACCATATTGCATCGCGTGTACGGGAAATTCATGGTTCATCGCCCCTTTATTAGGAAGGCCATTAACAACATATTTTTTCGGTTTATATATGAGACGGAGCGGCATAGCGGTATTGGGGAGCTTCTTGAGATTCTGGGGAGCATTATTAATGGCTTTGCTTTGCCGATGAAAGAAGAACACAAGCTGTTTCTATCGAGGGCGCTTCTGCCTCTGCATAAGCCCAAGCCGGTTTCGGTGTATCACCAGCAGTTGTCGTATTGCATTGCGCAGTTTGTGGAGAAGGATTTCAAGCTCGCGGATGCAGTTATTAGGGGCTTGTTGAAGTATTGGCCCGTGACTAATTGCCAGAAGGAGGTTCTCTTCCTTGGGGAACTGGAGGAGGTGCTGGAGGCCACGCAAGCTGCGGAATTCCAACGCTGCATGGTCCCTCTGTTTAGACAGGTTGCCCGCTGCCTCAATAGTTCTCACTTTCAG GTTGCAGAACGAACTCTCTTTTTGTGGAATAATGAGCACATTGTCAGCTTAATTGCCCAAAACAGGACTGTAGTATTACCCATATTATTTGAAGCTTTGGAGAAAAATATCCAGAGTCATTGGAACCAGGCTGTTCACGGGCTGACCGTGAACGTTCAGAAAATGTTCCTAGAAATGGATGCAGAATTATTTGAAGAGTGTCAGAGACAGTATGCAGAGAGGCAGGCTAAAGCAAAAGATTTAGAAGAGCAGCGGGAATTGAATTGGAAAAGACTGGCAGATGCAGCTGCACAGAATGGGGTGGATATGGTCACAGCTTAG